From Dehalococcoidia bacterium, the proteins below share one genomic window:
- a CDS encoding transposase, which yields MKCKLHIRGNAHGLPIALHVTAGQEADCSNYDALMEARYSDPAIMLGNKGYDSDPIRQDLRDRVAMPEIPTKRNRHVQHCITGLR from the coding sequence TTGAAGTGCAAGCTCCATATCCGCGGCAACGCGCACGGCCTGCCCATCGCGCTGCATGTGACCGCCGGGCAGGAGGCCGACTGCTCGAACTACGACGCGCTGATGGAGGCGCGCTACAGCGACCCCGCCATCATGCTCGGCAACAAGGGCTACGACAGCGACCCGATCCGACAGGACCTGCGCGACCGCGTCGCCATGCCGGAGATCCCGACCAAGCGGAACCGCCACGTCCAGCATTGCATCACGGGCTTGCGCTGA
- a CDS encoding GntR family transcriptional regulator — protein MIEIAIQVNRIIYNPTAGDRKNMQQQAARPPAADTAAPGTAAVTHASSVYQRLRADILSGRLPPGRLPIRGLTERYGVGQTPLREALNRLAADGLLLAEDQRGFAVPGISAAELEELTRTRCWLEERALRESIAAATEAWEESLVLAAHRLSRTPRTLEGSVLNPAWEERHRAFHERLIGNCGSRWLIGFCRQLTDRHQRYRHLAAGRSLAARDVEAEHREILDATLRRDADAAVALLAAHYWRTARIILEDRSLFPADEAALGRTGRGG, from the coding sequence TTGATCGAGATTGCCATCCAAGTCAATCGGATCATATACAATCCAACCGCAGGGGACCGAAAAAATATGCAGCAGCAGGCAGCGCGCCCCCCGGCAGCGGACACGGCCGCCCCCGGCACGGCGGCGGTCACCCACGCGAGCAGCGTGTACCAGCGCCTGCGGGCGGACATCCTGTCGGGCCGGCTGCCGCCCGGCCGCCTGCCGATCCGGGGACTGACGGAGCGCTACGGTGTCGGCCAGACGCCCCTGCGCGAGGCGCTGAACCGCCTGGCCGCCGACGGGCTGCTGCTGGCCGAGGATCAGCGCGGCTTCGCCGTGCCAGGCATCAGCGCGGCAGAACTCGAGGAACTGACGCGCACCCGCTGCTGGCTCGAGGAGCGGGCGCTGCGCGAATCCATCGCGGCGGCGACGGAGGCGTGGGAGGAATCCCTCGTGCTCGCCGCCCACCGGCTTTCGCGCACACCGCGGACCCTGGAGGGGAGCGTGCTCAACCCCGCCTGGGAGGAACGTCACCGCGCCTTCCACGAACGCCTGATCGGCAATTGCGGATCCCGCTGGCTGATCGGGTTCTGCCGGCAGCTGACCGACCGGCACCAGCGCTACCGGCACCTGGCCGCGGGACGAAGCCTCGCCGCGCGCGACGTGGAGGCCGAGCACCGCGAGATCCTGGACGCGACGCTGCGCCGGGACGCCGATGCGGCAGTCGCGCTCCTCGCCGCACACTACTGGCGGACCGCAAGGATTATCCTGGAGGACAGGAGCCTGTTCCCGGCCGATGAGGCTGCCCTTGGCCGCACGGGCCGGGGCGGCTAG
- a CDS encoding VOC family protein — MTGFPVTALRSVELAVPDLVAAERFYTATWGLFPAAQEPGRLWLRATGEDHHVLRLEQGGAAIRSVTFRARDEAALSAVLASAQAAGAALLAPPAPLGEPGGGTAATLRSPEGFVLRLVAGDARRTPDPPVRDRPDRLTHVNLNCTDVDATARFFEQGLGFRLADRSKLMAFERCNSDHHAVVLAEAPVNGLNHVAFNMPEWESVMLAAGRMVDAGFPIAWGPGRHGPGNNVFAYFIDPFGIVIEYTAEVEQVAEDHVPRGPEFWVWPPGRTDRWGIAPPKPERTKQAQLAIRFA, encoded by the coding sequence ATGACGGGCTTCCCGGTCACGGCATTGCGCAGCGTGGAACTGGCCGTGCCGGACCTCGTCGCGGCGGAGCGCTTCTACACCGCCACCTGGGGCCTGTTCCCGGCGGCGCAGGAACCCGGGCGGCTGTGGCTGCGCGCCACCGGCGAGGACCATCACGTCCTGCGGCTGGAGCAGGGGGGGGCGGCGATACGCTCCGTCACCTTCCGCGCCCGGGACGAGGCGGCGCTGTCGGCCGTGCTGGCCAGCGCGCAGGCCGCCGGCGCCGCCCTGCTTGCCCCGCCCGCCCCGCTCGGGGAACCGGGCGGCGGCACCGCCGCCACCCTCCGCTCGCCCGAAGGCTTCGTGCTCCGGCTGGTCGCGGGCGACGCCCGCCGCACGCCCGATCCGCCCGTGCGCGACCGGCCCGACCGGCTGACGCATGTGAACCTCAACTGCACGGACGTGGACGCCACGGCGCGCTTCTTCGAACAGGGCCTCGGCTTCAGGCTGGCCGACCGCTCGAAGCTGATGGCCTTCGAGCGCTGCAACAGCGACCACCACGCCGTCGTGCTCGCCGAGGCGCCGGTGAACGGGCTGAACCACGTGGCGTTCAACATGCCGGAGTGGGAATCGGTGATGCTCGCCGCCGGGCGGATGGTGGACGCGGGCTTCCCGATCGCCTGGGGGCCGGGGCGCCACGGGCCGGGCAACAACGTGTTCGCCTATTTCATCGACCCGTTCGGCATCGTCATCGAATACACCGCCGAGGTCGAGCAGGTGGCGGAGGACCACGTGCCGCGCGGGCCGGAGTTCTGGGTCTGGCCGCCCGGCCGCACCGACCGCTGGGGCATCGCGCCGCCGAAGCCCGAGCGCACCAAGCAGGCGC
- a CDS encoding IS5 family transposase has translation MLRGLLTDEEWSFFEPFVVSASPLGGRPARDHRRVLDAIFWIARTGAPWRDLPAELRNGNSVFRQFRRWTASGLWDVMLEALADGGGYADLLQMIDSTSIRAHHCAAGGRGGLIDRVLAAREVG, from the coding sequence TTGCTTCGCGGACTGCTTACGGACGAGGAGTGGTCATTCTTCGAACCCTTCGTGGTGTCCGCCAGCCCGCTCGGCGGCAGGCCCGCCCGCGACCACAGGCGGGTGCTGGACGCCATCTTCTGGATCGCGCGCACCGGCGCGCCGTGGCGTGACCTGCCGGCCGAACTTCGCAACGGGAACTCGGTGTTCCGTCAGTTCCGGCGCTGGACCGCCTCGGGCCTGTGGGACGTGATGCTTGAGGCCCTGGCCGATGGCGGCGGTTACGCCGACCTCCTGCAGATGATCGACAGCACCAGCATCCGGGCGCACCACTGCGCCGCCGGCGGAAGGGGGGGACTCATCGACAGGGTCTTGGCCGCTCGCGAGGTGGGTTGA